Sequence from the Leptospira dzoumogneensis genome:
TCCTACGAGATGAAAGGATTGGAAGAAGGAGAAGAGATCGAAATAGACGCGTACCATTTTTTTAAAGTCTGGAAAACATTTCATAGAGTGGACTCACAGGGTTATACGATCTATGAAAGAAAGAAAAAATTAAAGGCGGAATTTGCGGGATTAGATCGAAACGAACTTTTAAAAAAGAAAGAAGAAGGTATCGACGTTAACGAATTTCATTCTAAACCTGTGGTCAGTTTTTCCGGAGACACTAAGATAGAATATGTGCTGACCCACAAAGATGTGGCAGAATCCGAGATCTTGTTTTTAGAATGTACTTATATAGACCAAGAAAGAAATGTAGAGAATGCAAGAGAATGGGGGCATATTCACCTCGACGAGATCTTACATCATATTTCTTCCTTCAAAAACGAAAAGATAGTTCTGATCCATTTTTCAAAACGTTATCCCCCCGCTTATATTCGAAAAGTATTATCTAAAAGACTTCCTCCTTCCGAAAGAGATAGGATCCATCTCTTTCTTCCCGAATAATATGGCTTCTCAAAATCCGAAACAAAAATACGGGACTTCTATTTATAAGGAAGGATTAGAAGATTGGATCCATTCCGAATTAGTAAAACGCCCGTATGATTGGCTGGAGGATCTAGAAAAGAAGGCGGCACAAGATAGATTTCCAGTTTTAACTCCGGCCTCCGGAGCGGTTCTTGCTTTTTTAGCTTCTTCTTGGGATCCGGATTTTGTTTTGGAATTAGGAACAGGTTACGGGATCTCCTTATTCTGGCTCATCTCTGCTGTTCGAAAAAATACTAAGATCCAAACAGTGGATAGAGAGGCGGAGTTCATACAAGTTGCGAAAGAATTTTTTGCCAAGTTGGAGCCTAACTCTGATAGAGTGGAATTTACAAACGCGGACTGTTCCGAGATCGCAAAGGAATTTTTGGAACCTTCTTCTTTAGATCGAAAGGAACTCATGTTTGTGGACTGCGATAAGATCCGCTATCCGGAAATTTTAGAAATGATCCTGGAAAAAGGGAAAACCAGAAATCTAAGAGTGATCTACGATAATGTTCTTTGGCATGGAAGGATTGCTGACCCTGAAAACCAAGCCCCTTCCGACCAAGCGGTACGTAAATTATGGTCCTTAACCAAAAATTCTAAGATAGAATACACCTTATTCCCTGTTGGTGACGGAATATTATGTTTCGATTTTAAGCAATAAAAAGCTTGTTTGCTTCTTAAGCGTTGTGTTATATTACCGCGAAGGGTCGATCACATGATAAAAATTTCTTTCCCTCGGATCGTCGCGGTTCTTGCGGCATTCTTCTTAATTTCGTACGGCGTAACTGCACAAAATAAACCTGCAAATAATGACGGTAAGGGTTCTGCCTTGGCTAATGCGGCCGAAGATCCTAAATACCAGGG
This genomic interval carries:
- a CDS encoding O-methyltransferase produces the protein MASQNPKQKYGTSIYKEGLEDWIHSELVKRPYDWLEDLEKKAAQDRFPVLTPASGAVLAFLASSWDPDFVLELGTGYGISLFWLISAVRKNTKIQTVDREAEFIQVAKEFFAKLEPNSDRVEFTNADCSEIAKEFLEPSSLDRKELMFVDCDKIRYPEILEMILEKGKTRNLRVIYDNVLWHGRIADPENQAPSDQAVRKLWSLTKNSKIEYTLFPVGDGILCFDFKQ
- a CDS encoding MBL fold metallo-hydrolase produces the protein MDCRFEHKGYLFEGISEGGIRTSIVMPRLSLMFDIGHQNPNRINIERLLLTHAHLDHSAGIPYYISQRSLRKLGPPKIYLPKTLEAPMREILSLYSKIEDFPYSYEMKGLEEGEEIEIDAYHFFKVWKTFHRVDSQGYTIYERKKKLKAEFAGLDRNELLKKKEEGIDVNEFHSKPVVSFSGDTKIEYVLTHKDVAESEILFLECTYIDQERNVENAREWGHIHLDEILHHISSFKNEKIVLIHFSKRYPPAYIRKVLSKRLPPSERDRIHLFLPE